Below is a genomic region from Thunnus thynnus chromosome 22, fThuThy2.1, whole genome shotgun sequence.
ATTGCTATggtgagaataaaaggaatgtcagccgttttgtttgtttttgcaaaaaGAAACTTGACAGTTACGTGACAGCATATGCCTGATAACAGGCCCTCTGCACCTAATGGGCTCCACCAACATCggctcactgaaataaatgggGAACAGCCTCCTGAACCTACTAGTAGGTTTAGTAGGGCCCTACTAGTCCAAATATTTGGGATAGATGTGTAATGATAACGCCTATTCAATAGGCTGATAACAGTCAAATCAGGTGCTTCAGCTACTGCATCTGGATAAAAATTGTCCCTTTGTCTAGCACATTTTCACCAGATATGTAGAATAACACACACTAAATATTCAAGTATGACTTTGACTTCAAGGTTTTCTGACTTGTTTTGAACGAGGTACAGCCCAGGGATCCGGAGGTCTTGTCTCACTCTGAGAGGAAATGGAGGGGCAAGATGAAGTCAAGGGCCCAGATCAGACTGCAAGAATGAGAGGTATACAGTTACCTTATATCCATGCGTGGTCCACAGATGTccatgtgtttgtctgtctgttactTGCCATGGATCAGAGTACTTCTCATTTGTTGATTGAAGTGAAGCGAAAGGAAGAGGTTTTAGTTACGGTGACTGCAGGTCGTAATAATACGTTAACGTTAGTctaacatgtacacacatctcACATTCTCATGAGACAAACACACCTCTGTATCTACCGCCCTCAGATTAACCTTTGGCACCTTTCTTGTTCAGTCTCTGTTGAACACATTTCTGACTGTACTGCAGATCCAGGAATGTCTGATGAGGAAAACTCATGCTGCTCCTCAAAAACAAAGTGCTCCCTGTGTGACTGCTTCGTCCTGCATCCAGACAAATCAGGCTCAATGAAAAGATTAATCGCACTGTTGATGTGTCTGAAAACTATTTCAATGCTTGCATGAGTAATTATAGATTCTCAACAGCAACCAAGAGAGAGAAGCACTGCAGAGTACAATTGTGTAGAACAAAACTACATTCTTTTTGTGTACATGGCTACTGTCTGTCCCTCACCAGTCCATGATTACACCCTTtgaattctttttttctctggacTGATATTTGATGGACTCCTTTATACCTCCGCATTAAGGTGGTCCATTGGTATCTCCAATCGACCACTTATTATATCTCCgttttaaaagtgtgtttaaGCTGCCAGTGTGTAGTGAATGAGTATAACAgacagatcttttttttctaatagaGAATGGGCCTTTATGGAATTCTTCTTTGGAAGTATGTCCACAGAATAAGACAACCAGTTCTTGACTGTAGACATTCAATTGTCTAAAGGCAAATccattaacatttttcatattgttaGTAGTGATTTTCATtgttgctcctcctcctctctgagtTGGCCAGTGGCATGAACATAAATACAGGTACATACATATACTCGAATATCCTATCCTGTATGTGATAAAACATTATTAGAAATGCTTTCTTTACGAGAGTGAGacgagaagattgatatcagtctcatgtctgtgAGTTAAGTAGACACAGGAAATGGCTGGAGTCAGAACAGGTTTAACCTAGCTTAGCTTAAAGACTGAAAGccggggggagggggggggggggcagctaGCCTGGTTcagtccaaagttcaaaaatacacaaacacctctaaagttcactatTCAACACAatgtatgtaatttatttaaccTGTAACAAAAAGAAGCAACTATTTGTAGTTTTAGTGGGATTAACGTGTTGGAACAATTTTTTCATGAACAACCTGGTATCCACCCACCTACCTTTTCTGTGCAGCATCTAAGGCTATTGTACAGGTTGTCAGTCAGTGAGCACAGGTTttagttttggtctctgtacaAGCACAATGATACCAAAACCTGACATCCTCACTGTGATGAGTGAGGTCACTGTCTCCTCCACTGGAGGAGTCCCTatcataaaacatctttttaagaCAAATGgagtaaaatgtgaaaaagggAGGATAGACAGGAGGACATGGCCATTGTGTGGACTAGTTTGGAAAATTGGACAAGATAAGGGgagttttgtttgtaaatgtgtcagcATACTCTGTAATTCCATTGCTTTTCTCTGCTGGGACAAGAAGCCAAATATCTGTAGAGATTAttgcaaaacaaattatttgGAATGCAGACCTATGAGTCCCATGGTTAAATAAGAGGGCAATTGCACATGTTGTGTTGAGTATCTAAatataattgttaattgtttgaCATGCAGGGCTGTACGTGTCACAGCTACTGTATGTGGGCATTTCAAAACCAGCACGGTCCAGCTGAGTGTGCGCATTTAGGCCAAAATCTAGCTGCATCACTGGGAcacattttattgcttttatttcatttgcttATTATTCACTGATGTGGCTACTCATTGTGGAGCCAGAATTTGTCTGGTAAATGGTTGAAGCCATTGCAGTTTCCTTCATGTAAATATATGTGGTATGGATAGGGCTTCTCACAACCAAGTATGTGGGCATTTTTATGTCATGAAGTTTATagacttataaacaaagttcgggAACCAAAGACCACGCCTTGTACGCAACCCATTTCCGCACCACAGGGTATTTAGACACACCATATCCGCTCCTCTCCCCTTTGTCTCAGCTTGCAAGCACCCTGTGACACACCAGCATAAACTTAACGACTTAACTTGCGACGACGTCCATGACGTCACGGCACGTCGCTCCGCCACACGCACACCTTCCTCCTCAGCAACCTCAGCCTCCCTAGTACAGTCCGCTTCTAACCCTATGCaggctctctctgctccacagccATTTCCTCCTCCCACTTTCTCTTCAGCTGCACTTACATCCCATGCATATACATTCCATCAACCCAGcatcccttcctcctcttcgGCTCCTATCTCTGCTGCTCCTTCCCTCCCGGCCATCCCAGCTGCTCCTCCACCCGCACCAACCACGGCAGCCGCTCAGACAGCACAAACAACAGCGGGCCCCAGCAGCTCCACGAGTTACACCCAACctgttcctcctcttccttcttttcACCCTCCCTGtctcctcccccaccccccGGCTCCCCACGACCCGCACTCTAGCATTACCCGTACTACAGCACCTGCACCTCCTTATCCTACAGCCTTACACACGGCCAGCCTCGGCCTTTTCCTGGCTCCCACACCTCCATCCAGCAGCTACACCCTGGCCACCGCCCAGCCACCAGTGCGCCCCCTAGCATCCGCCCGGCCCTCCCCTGTGTCTCCCACCCTCAGGCAGCAGATCCTAACCGGTAATTACATTGATCTCGCTCAACTCATTCACCCTACATCAATTAATCCTCACATCCCCAGGGAACTGCTCACCTCATTCGGCCCCTCGGAACTTAAACAGCCACTTCCTGCTCGCTCCAAGGACCTCACAGTCGCCGAGTTCGCTTTTGCATTCTCATTGTATAGAGACATAATTTGTTCAGCCTTCCCCGACCGCAGGTCCGAGCTCGATGATTACTTGTCATTAATTCTCGACCTGGCCTTGCGTTTCGGCGGCAACGGTTTCTATACCTATCATATCCTCTTCGCCTCCCAAGCCGCCGGTCGCCTCCAACAGTTCAACCAGGGCACGTACTGGGGAACATTGGACCACGAGCTATACTGCCAAGTTTTCGCAGCTCGCGCTTCTCTGCACTGCGAAACGTGCGGCGCCCCTTCCCATCCCGCCGCAGCATGCACCCTCTCCGCCCCCCTGCCCCGCGCCTCGGTAACAGACAAGCGAAGCCCAGCCACGCCACACTACTTGCCATCGGTGGCTCCCCCACCATCCATCACCCCCAAACCTGCCTTAGATCACCCGTCCATCCTCGGCCCCCTCCCCAAAGGCACGGACAGGAGAGGGAGACCTGTCCTCTACCAGGGAGGACGGATGATCTGCAATAACTTCAACGACCTCAgttgcagctcctccagctgcaaATTCCTCCACACTTGTTCATTCTGCGGGGGAGCCCACGCCAGAGCCACATGCCCACACAACCCGACAAAGCAACAGCTGTGTAAGCATCTCAATACCCCCGTTAACATCAACGCCCTAGCCACCGCCCTACAAAACCATCCAGACACCCAGTTCGTCAACTTTCTCATTCAGGGCTTCACTTACGGTTTCCATCCGGGTCTGCAGGCCATGCCTGAGTCCACTCACATATGCAACAACTTGCAATCAGCCCTGTCTGAACCCACCACAGTTGACAGACTACTGCAAAAAGAAGTTGATGACACCTTCATGATTGGCCCTTTCTCCAGCCCCCCTTTCCCGTCTTTCAGAGTCAGCCCAATCGGAGTGGCAACCAGGAAGTACTCTGGGAAAAAGAGGCTCATCATCGACCTCTCGTCCCCCCACGGTTCCACTGTTCCAAGCATTAACAGCCTGATTCCCAGCCTGGACTTTTCCATGCAATACGCCACCATAGACCACGCCATTTCCCTCATCCGACTCGCGGGCCAGGGAGCATGGTTGTCCAAGGCGGACATCACAAGCGCTTTCAAAGTCCTCCCCATCCACCCCGACTACTGGCACCTCTTCGGGGTCTCCTGGAAGGGCGCATACTATTTTGCCGTGCGTCTAACCTTCGGCTGCAAGAGCAGCCCAAAAATTTTCGACTCATTGTCCGAAGCCCTCTGCTGGATTCTTTCCAACAATTATAAACTCCCATACGTCATCCACCTACTTGACGACTTCCTCACGGTCACGCCACCGTCTTCGCCCCCGTCATACGGTCTCACCACAATGATTTCCGCATTCACTGATCTCGGCGTTCCCCTGTctccagagaaaacagaaggccCAAGCACATCCTTGGAATTCCTCGGCATCACCCTCAACTCCATTACACTCCAAGCATCTCTGCCTACTGAGAAACTCCACCGCATTTCTCTACTCATTCAAAACTTTCTCATGGCCAACACATGCACCAAACGTCAATTACTCTCTCTGCTGGGCCATTTCAACTACGCCACCCGCATCATCCCTCAGGGCCGATCTTTCTTGTCACACCTTCTCTCCATAGCCACCGCCGTCCCATCCATCCACGACCACGTCACGCTAGACAGCGCGTGCAAGATGGAACTAAAAATGTGGCACCAGTTCCTCTCTTCCTGGAACGGCATCTCCTTCTTTTACGACGCCCACCTTACAGATGCCAATGACATCCAGCTATA
It encodes:
- the LOC137175131 gene encoding uncharacterized protein — translated: MEGQDEVKGPDQTARMRACKHPVTHQHKLNDLTCDDVHDVTARRSATRTPSSSATSASLVQSASNPMQALSAPQPFPPPTFSSAALTSHAYTFHQPSIPSSSSAPISAAPSLPAIPAAPPPAPTTAAAQTAQTTAGPSSSTSYTQPVPPLPSFHPPCLLPHPPAPHDPHSSITRTTAPAPPYPTALHTASLGLFLAPTPPSSSYTLATAQPPVRPLASARPSPVSPTLRQQILTGNYIDLAQLIHPTSINPHIPRELLTSFGPSELKQPLPARSKDLTVAEFAFAFSLYRDIICSAFPDRRSELDDYLSLILDLALRFGGNGFYTYHILFASQAAGRLQQFNQGTYWGTLDHELYCQVFAARASLHCETCGAPSHPAAACTLSAPLPRASVTDKRSPATPHYLPSVAPPPSITPKPALDHPSILGPLPKGTDRRGRPVLYQGGRMICNNFNDLSCSSSSCKFLHTCSFCGGAHARATCPHNPTKQQLCKHLNTPVNINALATALQNHPDTQFVNFLIQGFTYGFHPGLQAMPESTHICNNLQSALSEPTTVDRLLQKEVDDTFMIGPFSSPPFPSFRVSPIGVATRKYSGKKRLIIDLSSPHGSTVPSINSLIPSLDFSMQYATIDHAISLIRLAGQGAWLSKADITSAFKVLPIHPDYWHLFGVSWKGAYYFAVRLTFGCKSSPKIFDSLSEALCWILSNNYKLPYVIHLLDDFLTVTPPSSPPSYGLTTMISAFTDLGVPLSPEKTEGPSTSLEFLGITLNSITLQASLPTEKLHRISLLIQNFLMANTCTKRQLLSLLGHFNYATRIIPQGRSFLSHLLSIATAVPSIHDHVTLDSACKMELKMWHQFLSSWNGISFFYDAHLTDANDIQLYTDAAPSVGFGGYYGGRWFSAEWPPDFSSLAPSSTISEMYPIVIAAILWGHEWSKKTIAIHSDNSAVVDILNKGRSHNLDIMQFVRKLTLVSAQHQFIICALHIPGHKNAIADSLSRFMFQKFRQLAPASNPLPTPVPPFSATIYN